One Heyndrickxia oleronia genomic window, TAAGCCTATTCGTATTTTTTTCATGAGAACCTCCCAACTAGAAAGATTATTTATTCGCTCCTGCTTTCAGACCTTCTACCATATACTTTTGGAAAATCATAAATAGAATGGTAATTGGTATGGCCACCAATACTGCCCCAGCAGCAAACGTAGTAAATTCCGTATTCCCCCGACCAGTTACCATTTCAAAAAGGCCAATGGCTAGAGTTTTATTTTCATTAGACCGCAGGACAAGCCGAGCAAAGATAAAATCCATCCATGGTCCAATAAAATTTGAAACGGCAACAAAAACAAGAATTGGAACAGATAACGGCATCATCACGCGAAAGAAAATCGTCACATGACCCGCCCCATCCATTTTCGCGGCTTCTTCCAAGCTTTTTGGCATCGAATCAAAATACCCTTTCACAAGCCATGCATTAAAAGGAATTGAACCACCAGCATAGACCAAAATAAGCCCCCAATGATTGTCTAGTAACCCTAGTTGCAACAGGAGAATATAGATAGCAATCATCCCCATAAACCCTGGGAACATTTGCAAAACTAACATCGTCATTAAGCCTTCCTTCCGTCCCGGAAAGCGAAAACGGCTAAAGGCATATGCAGCAGTAACAACCAAAAATGTCGAAATGATCATATTCCAAATGGCAATTTTTAATGTATTTTTATACCAATTGAAATATTGTGTATCCTGAAATAACTCAACATAATGTTTGAAAGTGAGTGACTTAGGAAATAGAGAGGTATTAAAAAGGGAATCCCCGGGATTTAACGAGCCAATAAAAACCCATACCACTGGGTAAACAGTAAATATAGCCACTAGCACTAAAATGATATGTTTACCAACACTAATCCATTTCTCTTTTGTTTTTCTGTTCACGACATCATATCCTCCTCTTTAAATGCTCTCGTTCGTCTAAAGTTCCAGACGGATATCGATGCGATCACAATAAATATGAGGATGGATACGACAGATGCCATATTAAATTGACTTTGATCCAACGTAAGCTTGTAAATCCATGAAATTAAAATATCCGTTGAACCAGCATAGCTATAATCAACATTTACAGGTCCCCCCTGTGTCAGCAAATAAATCATATTAAAATTATTAAAATTTCCCGCAAATTGCATAATGAGTAACGGAGCGGTCGAAAACATGACGATTGGCATCGTAATTCGCCAAAAACGCTGTCTCGGACTAGCGCCATCTACTTCCGCCGCTTCATATAGTTCTTTATCAATTCCCGTCATAACCCCACTCATTAAGACCATCCAGAAAGGAAATCCAAACCAAATATTGACGACAACAAGAGTAAATTTTGCCCAAAACGGATCACTAAGCCAAGGAATTCCCGCCAAGCCGATAGCTTCTAAGTATTGATTAATTGGCCCAAACTCCCCATTAAATAGATTTCTCATTATCAAGATAGAGACAAATGCAGGAATGGCCCAAGGAAGAATATAAATACTTCTCCAAAAGGCTCTGAATCGTATTCCTTTTGAATTTAATAAAACAGCAAAAAGTAACCCCGTAAAAAAAGTCGTCACTGTTGCGAGAATGGCCCATATGATTGTCCATTCAAATACTCCTAAAAAGGTACGATTCCATGTTTTCAAATTAAAAAGATCAATAAATGTTTGAAAACCAACCCAATCAACAAGAGCAGCAGGTGGTAGATGGTTTGGTCCCGAATAATTGGTAAAGGCTATAGCAATACCGAATAATAGCGGTAATATGGTCAAAAACGATGTAAATATAATTGAAGGGGTAAGCAGCAAATAAGGAAATCCTTTTTCTGCGATCACATGTAAGGTTTCCTTAAAATGATTCGGCCTTTGGCCTAAATCCCTTGCTATTCCTACTCTCCTTGCATCACGAATATTTAAATAATAGACCCAAATCAATAACAATCCACATATGAGAAAAATGATGCCTTCAATCATTAAAAATATGGAATGATCACCTGGTTGAATTTTAAAGCCAATCCTTTTTTGGGTGGTTTCCCCAAGGGTCGTTAGCCCCCACATTGCGTTTCGAAAGGGTAATGACCAAAATACAACAATATAAATCTCTAAACATATGAATAATACGCCCTTCATGTATTGCCGATTATAGATTTGTCCCAATCCCATAAATAAAAGAGAGAGGATTGTACTAATCTTGGCATGTGATTTCATCCTATACCATCTCCTTTTGGGTAATCCAAGTAAGAAACAAAGCCAATACCCCATGTTCAAAGGATATCGGCTATTCATATGACTACTTTTTCTGAGTAGAAATGGCATCCTCTATTTGTTCGTATGCAGCATCTAATGCTTTTTTCGGATCCATTCCATCATTCCATATAGCCGTATAAGCTGTTTCCATTGGTCCCCATACCGCTTGCATTTCAGGGATATTTGGCATAGGAACAGCATTTTGAGCTTGTTCTAAAAATGCCATTGAGACTTCATCTTGTTTGATTGTGTCATTTTCAAGGAGTGAATTCTTAGGTGGTAATTGCCCTGTCATCTCATAACGCTTTAAAAGCATCTCTTCACTAGATGCAAATTGGGCTAAAAGTGTGGCTGCTTCTGGATATTTACTGTAGGAGTTTACGTAGTATGCTTTAATTCCAGAGAAAGATTTAGGTGTTTCTCCATTATCCAGCTTAGGGAGTGGGGCGATACCGAAATTAATTCCAGCATCCTTATGATTCTTCACATCCCATGGTCCTGAGATCCTAAATGCTAGTTTATTTTCATTAAAGAATGAAGAAATCACATCACCAGTAATATCTTCCTTCTTTAGAGGGAGTAGCTCGCTATGAATTTTTTTCATCAATTCACCAGATTTGATTGCCCCTTCGGAATTGATCCCTATTTCTTCTGGATTGGTATTGTCATTTCCGAAAATATATCCGCCATATCCTGCCATGAATGCATATGTGTAATAGAAATTCCCTGGTTCCATCATTAATCCATATTTACGATCCTTTTTCGTTGATCCCTCTTGAAATTGTTTTCCCTGCTCAAATAATTCATCCCATGTTTCCGGAACTTTCTTCACAATATCTTTATTGTAGTAGAGTGCATAGGTTTCAATCGCAATTGGAAAACCGTACATCTTCAATTCTCCATCTTTATCTATGAACGATGTCCCTTTTACAGCAGCATCCATATAGTCTTTTTTGTAGTCATCTGCAAAATAATTATCATATACTAATCCACCTGAAACGAGAGTACCTAAATGATCATGGGCTGCGTTGAAGACATCTGCTCCAAGTCCTGCTGGACCATCTGTTTCTAATTTACCAGCTGCATCCGTATGGCTGACCTCTTGAACTTCAACAGGAACATTATATTTCTTTTCAAATTCCTCAGCGACGTAATTGGCCCATTCTGCTTCCGCACCGCCATTATCCCAAAGAATAAGACTGGCTCCCTCCTCGGGTTTAATTTCCTTCACTTCTGCATTCTCTTCAACCTCTTTGCTTGCTTTTTCCTTTCCCTTTGGCTGGGTGCAGCCAGCTAGGAGTCCCACCAATAGAATACTAGAAGCGATTATTCCCATTGTCTTTTTAAGCTTCATTTTCATCCCCCTCGATTAAATGTTTCTTCGCTTAAATTTCGAAAAGCTTTGTTGTTTTCGATGTAAAATCGTGATCTGTTCTACTATTTTTGAAATAACTAAAAAAATAATATGATAATACCACTTTTACGTTTATTTTCCCTCCTTTTCTAATGAAAACGGTTGCATGAAATTATTATACATTTTGAAAATTCTAAAAGCAACCGTTTGCATTAAATTATCTCATATGATATTTTTTTATTATTATAGTTTCATATACCGTTAAAGGGAGGTAGCATTATGAATATTGAATCCATTTATCACCGACCAAAAAACAATTATGCCTATGCTTACAATGACAAAACACTTCATATTCGTATACGAACGAAAAAGAACGATATTGAAAAAGTGAATCTTATCTTTGGGGATCCATATACATGGAATGAAGACGGTTGGATCTTTTCTACAAAACACATGACGATAAGTGGGAGCGATCAATTGTTTGACTATTGGTTTGTTGAAGTCGCTCCTGAATTTAGAAGGATGCGCTACGGTTTTGAACTGATGAGTGGAAATGAAACGATGGTTTATGGAGAGAAAGGTTTTTTTGATCAGATCCCTACTGACGATACTTCTTACTTCTTTTGCTTCCCTTTTTTAAATAAGGCAGATGTTTTTCATGCTCCCGATTGGGTGAAAGATACAGTGTGGTATCAAATTTTCCCAGAACGGTTTGCAAATGGAGATCCCAAGATCAATCCGGAAAATACCCTTCCATGGGGAAGTACAGAACCTAAGTGGGATAATTTTTTTGGAGGTGATTTTGAGGGAATCATTCAACATATTGATCACATCGTTGAATTAGGTATCACAGGTCTTTATTTCACCCCTATATTCAAAGCCTACTCTAACCACAAATATGACACCATTGATTATATGGAGATTGACCCGCAGTTTGGTGATAAAGCTACTTTTAAAAGACTCGTTGACGTATGTCATCAGCACGGAATCAAAGTGATGTTGGATGCTGTCTTTAATCATAGCGGATATTATTTTCCACCCTTCCAAGATGTATTGAAAAATCAGGAGCATTCTAAATATAAGGATTGGTTTCATATAAGAGACTTCCCTATTATCACAAAGCCGAGGCCAAATTATGATACATTCGCATTTACAGAGCAAATGCCGAAGCTAAATACAGAAAATGCTGAGGTGAAAGAATATCTTCTTAACGTTGCCCGTTATTGGATTGAGGAATTTGATATCGATGGCTGGCGTCTAGATGTAGCCAATGAAGTAGATCACAGCTTCTGGCGTGAATTTCGAAAAACGGTAAAGTCAGTTAAACCCGATGCCTATATATTAGGCGAAATTTGGCATGACTCGATGCCATGGCTTCAAGGGGATCAGTTTGATGCCGTCATGAACTATCCCTTCACACAAAGTGCCCTCGATTTTTTTGCAAAAGGGACCATCAATGCTGACGTATTCGCGCAAAGAATATCTCATGTTTTACATTCTTATCCTAACAATGTAAACGAGGTTTCATTCAATTTACTCGGAAGTCATGATACACCGCGAATATTAACGATCGCTAATGAAAACAAGGATCGACTTAAGCTGCTTTTTTTATTTCAATTAACGTTCATTGGAAGTCCATGTATCTATTATGGCGACGAAATCGGAATGACGGGCGGACAAGATCCTGGTTGCCGTAAATGCATGATCTGGGATAAACAAGAACAGGATTTAGAACTCTTTGAATTTGTCCAAAAGCTGATCAGCTTACGAAAAAAAGTCCCAGCACTAGGGAATAAAGGTGAATTTAATATCATTGAAAGTAACACAGAAACCAACCATATTATTTATGAAAAAAGAAGCAAGAATGAGTCGATTTTCATTGCCATCAATAATAGTGAGCAACCTATTCAAATTAGTATCCCCTTTTTGGCAAAAAATGATGAAGTGACGAACCTATGGAATAACGAGAAACAATTGACTAGCGATGTAGAGGAACTTAGTTTGCCTGGTTTAGGATTTACTATTTTACAATCAAGAAAACTGTAAAAAAACACTCTGGGAAAGTCTTGCTTAAGGCTTTCCTATTTGAGTTTGCTAGTATCCTCGTTTGAACACATCCCCTTCCCCGAAAAACACATGACTATTTCAAATAGTTCACTATCCCATCATCTATAATCGTTAATTCGGACGAATACCAATAATAGACCTTTCCATCGAAAAATACAGTATCACGAAAGGCAATCGGTGCAGCTGTATAACATACAAAATCAAACATTTGAGGATCCTTTGATGTGTCAGGTAAATACGCTGAATTTACTGTTCCAGCTTCAAGAATTTCTATAAACTCTTTAACCTCTTCTCCAGTTAAAGATTTTATTTGTTTAATCGGTTTTATCCCATCGGACATATATACCTCTATTCTTTGAACTTTATCTTTATCCATGCTTTTCACATCTAGGGTTTCTGCATTATCGGTACTGTATAGCTTATACCCATGAATCTTTGTTTTATCTTCAACCGCAACGATGGAATGATCAGGATATCCTTCAATCGAATAGACGTCTGTTCCTTTTGATAAATAAGCGGCATCCCCCTCATTTATTTTATATTTAGGATTTTTCACATGCTCATTTACTTCAAATCTTACTTCGCCGATCTTATCCTTTACTAATGTTTGCTTTGAAATAACTAATTGTTGAGATCCAGTATAATGTTTTCCATTGATCTGCAGAAAATCAACCCAATCGATGACAACATGAGATGGGCTACAAGCAGTTAATAGAACAAGAAATAGAATGATGAACAATAATTTTTTCATTTCGCTCCCCTTTTTTTCTAACTATTTAGGTAACGTTCTTCTTATAAAAATAGATTAACATCCGTCAAATCCCTTATCTAATAGACGATCGATACATGAAATGGTTACAGACAGGTGTGGATAAAGGATAAAAAAATCTAATTTTAATCCTTTACATGAATAAAGGAATTTGGTAAAGTATTTTAAACAATATTATTTTTCTAAAAGTTTTGACGAAGATGGTGTGAAGAAAGAGTTTTTAGAGAGTCGGTGGTTGCTGAAAACCGATACTCTTGCTTCATAATGCCGAGCACTTCTGAACTGGATAGCTGAACCATTCAAGTAGGCTATCACGGTATGATGCCGTTATTTTCATGAAGGTTACTATGTACATAGTAATAAAAGAGGGTGGCACCACGGATGATCGTCCCTCATAATTGGCTGAAAATCGGCTGATTATGAGGGGCTTTTATTTTTAGGCTCTTTTCTTAAACCTTGTTGCTATTTAGCTACATTCCACTGAAAAAAGAGCTGCAAACTTCATAAGAACACTTTACAAAAGCCACACTCTTATACGAAAAATGGCCTTACTTTGCTAGAAAATGATCATGAAAGGAATGAGAAAACATGTTATTAAACCAGCAATATTTATTTACCCCAGGTCCCACTCCGATCCCTGAGCGTGTAAAGCTCGCGATGAATCAGCCTATGATTGGTCATAGAGGTCAAGCGTTTGCACAATTACTAGAAGAGGTCTCTACAAGACTTATGCCGATCTTCGGTTCAAAGGATCCCGTCCTCGTACTAACAGGTAGTGGGACATCCGCATTAGAAGCCGCTGCAGCTAATATTATCGAAGAGAATGATCCAGTCGTTGTGATTGTAACCGGAGCCTTTGGAGAACGCTTTGCCACGATTTGTGAAACCTTTGGTGCGACCGTATATCGTTTAACGATTCCATGGGGTGAAATATGCACTCCAGACCAATTGGAGAACTTTTTACATGCTCATAAGGATTGTAAGGCGGTATTTGCTACTTATTGTGAAACATCCACTGGTGTTCTAAACCCCATTAAGGAGTTAGGCGCTGTGACCAAGCGAATAACAGATGCTTTATTTATTGTTGATGGTGTCAGCTGCATTGGTGCCGTACCAGTGGATATGGCCGCATGGAATATTGATATTCTTGTTTCCGGCTCGCAAAAAGCCTTAATGTTACCACCAGGCCTCGCCTTTATTGCTGTCAATCATATCGCAAGAGAAAGGATTCAATCCTGTTCATCTAAACGTTTTTATTTAGATTTAAATCGCTATTTTGCATCCTATGATAAGGAAAAATCAACACCATTTACACCTGCCGTTTCACTAATAGCCGGAGCACTTGAGGTTTGCTACATGATTGAAGAAGAAGGCTTAGAGCAAGTGATTCAGAGACATCAGCTTCTAAAAACAATGGTTCGCGAAGGGATCAAAGCACTCGAGCTCCCATTACTGGTTTCAGATGAGCATGCTTCCCCTACCGTCACTTCAGTTAAACCTTTAAATGGAAAAGCGAATCAAATAAAAAAGACACTTCAAGATAAATACTCCATCACCATTGCTGGAGGACAAAAGAAATTAAAGGGAGAAATCTTCCGAATTGGTCATATGGGCTATTGCACCCCTTTTGATATTTTAAAAGTTCTAACGGGCCTAGAAATGACCATTCATACAATAGAAGGTAGAAATGTGCTTGGGCAAGCAACGAAAAAGGCCGAGGAGGTTTGGAGAGAATATGTATAAAATACTAGTAACTGACTCTATCAATGTTCAGGGATTACAGAGCTTATATGAGCATCCATCTATTTTAGTAGATAAAAAGGATCAGCTATCCAGTGCTGAGCTTAGGGAAATCATCGGCAATTATGACGCCCTGATTGTCCGCAGTCAAACAATCGTTTCGAAGGAGCTGATTCATTCAGCCCACCGCTTACAAATCATTGCACGTGCAGGTGTTGGTGTCGACAATATTGATGTTGAGGCAGCCACTAGAAAAGGAATTATTGTCATTAATGCACCTGGTGCGAACACCATTGCTGCCTGTGAACATACCTTAGCCATGCTACTTTCATTAGCTCGTAGAATCCCACATGCCTATCAATCCATGTCAAACGGTGAGTGGAATCGAAATGCTTTTAAAGGGGTTGAGCTATATGAAAAAACACTTGGTATTATTGGGATGGGGAAGATTGGTACGGAAGTGGCGAAACGGGCAAAAAGCTTCCAAATGAAAATTTTAGGGTATGATCCTTATCTAACTGAGGAGCGCGCCAAAAAGCTTGGTATCGTTAAGGCAAGCATTAATGAAATTGCCATTCAGTCTGACTTTATCACCGTCCACACCCCACTCATTAAAGAAACACGAAACCTAGTTAACGATGAGTTTTTACAAAAAACAAAACGA contains:
- a CDS encoding glycoside hydrolase family 13 protein, translated to MNIESIYHRPKNNYAYAYNDKTLHIRIRTKKNDIEKVNLIFGDPYTWNEDGWIFSTKHMTISGSDQLFDYWFVEVAPEFRRMRYGFELMSGNETMVYGEKGFFDQIPTDDTSYFFCFPFLNKADVFHAPDWVKDTVWYQIFPERFANGDPKINPENTLPWGSTEPKWDNFFGGDFEGIIQHIDHIVELGITGLYFTPIFKAYSNHKYDTIDYMEIDPQFGDKATFKRLVDVCHQHGIKVMLDAVFNHSGYYFPPFQDVLKNQEHSKYKDWFHIRDFPIITKPRPNYDTFAFTEQMPKLNTENAEVKEYLLNVARYWIEEFDIDGWRLDVANEVDHSFWREFRKTVKSVKPDAYILGEIWHDSMPWLQGDQFDAVMNYPFTQSALDFFAKGTINADVFAQRISHVLHSYPNNVNEVSFNLLGSHDTPRILTIANENKDRLKLLFLFQLTFIGSPCIYYGDEIGMTGGQDPGCRKCMIWDKQEQDLELFEFVQKLISLRKKVPALGNKGEFNIIESNTETNHIIYEKRSKNESIFIAINNSEQPIQISIPFLAKNDEVTNLWNNEKQLTSDVEELSLPGLGFTILQSRKL
- a CDS encoding sugar ABC transporter permease, which gives rise to MNRKTKEKWISVGKHIILVLVAIFTVYPVVWVFIGSLNPGDSLFNTSLFPKSLTFKHYVELFQDTQYFNWYKNTLKIAIWNMIISTFLVVTAAYAFSRFRFPGRKEGLMTMLVLQMFPGFMGMIAIYILLLQLGLLDNHWGLILVYAGGSIPFNAWLVKGYFDSMPKSLEEAAKMDGAGHVTIFFRVMMPLSVPILVFVAVSNFIGPWMDFIFARLVLRSNENKTLAIGLFEMVTGRGNTEFTTFAAGAVLVAIPITILFMIFQKYMVEGLKAGANK
- a CDS encoding pyridoxal-phosphate-dependent aminotransferase family protein, which produces MLLNQQYLFTPGPTPIPERVKLAMNQPMIGHRGQAFAQLLEEVSTRLMPIFGSKDPVLVLTGSGTSALEAAAANIIEENDPVVVIVTGAFGERFATICETFGATVYRLTIPWGEICTPDQLENFLHAHKDCKAVFATYCETSTGVLNPIKELGAVTKRITDALFIVDGVSCIGAVPVDMAAWNIDILVSGSQKALMLPPGLAFIAVNHIARERIQSCSSKRFYLDLNRYFASYDKEKSTPFTPAVSLIAGALEVCYMIEEEGLEQVIQRHQLLKTMVREGIKALELPLLVSDEHASPTVTSVKPLNGKANQIKKTLQDKYSITIAGGQKKLKGEIFRIGHMGYCTPFDILKVLTGLEMTIHTIEGRNVLGQATKKAEEVWREYV
- a CDS encoding carbohydrate ABC transporter permease, yielding MKSHAKISTILSLLFMGLGQIYNRQYMKGVLFICLEIYIVVFWSLPFRNAMWGLTTLGETTQKRIGFKIQPGDHSIFLMIEGIIFLICGLLLIWVYYLNIRDARRVGIARDLGQRPNHFKETLHVIAEKGFPYLLLTPSIIFTSFLTILPLLFGIAIAFTNYSGPNHLPPAALVDWVGFQTFIDLFNLKTWNRTFLGVFEWTIIWAILATVTTFFTGLLFAVLLNSKGIRFRAFWRSIYILPWAIPAFVSILIMRNLFNGEFGPINQYLEAIGLAGIPWLSDPFWAKFTLVVVNIWFGFPFWMVLMSGVMTGIDKELYEAAEVDGASPRQRFWRITMPIVMFSTAPLLIMQFAGNFNNFNMIYLLTQGGPVNVDYSYAGSTDILISWIYKLTLDQSQFNMASVVSILIFIVIASISVWNFRRTRAFKEEDMMS
- a CDS encoding lipoprotein; its protein translation is MKKLLFIILFLVLLTACSPSHVVIDWVDFLQINGKHYTGSQQLVISKQTLVKDKIGEVRFEVNEHVKNPKYKINEGDAAYLSKGTDVYSIEGYPDHSIVAVEDKTKIHGYKLYSTDNAETLDVKSMDKDKVQRIEVYMSDGIKPIKQIKSLTGEEVKEFIEILEAGTVNSAYLPDTSKDPQMFDFVCYTAAPIAFRDTVFFDGKVYYWYSSELTIIDDGIVNYLK
- a CDS encoding sugar ABC transporter substrate-binding protein, with protein sequence MKLKKTMGIIASSILLVGLLAGCTQPKGKEKASKEVEENAEVKEIKPEEGASLILWDNGGAEAEWANYVAEEFEKKYNVPVEVQEVSHTDAAGKLETDGPAGLGADVFNAAHDHLGTLVSGGLVYDNYFADDYKKDYMDAAVKGTSFIDKDGELKMYGFPIAIETYALYYNKDIVKKVPETWDELFEQGKQFQEGSTKKDRKYGLMMEPGNFYYTYAFMAGYGGYIFGNDNTNPEEIGINSEGAIKSGELMKKIHSELLPLKKEDITGDVISSFFNENKLAFRISGPWDVKNHKDAGINFGIAPLPKLDNGETPKSFSGIKAYYVNSYSKYPEAATLLAQFASSEEMLLKRYEMTGQLPPKNSLLENDTIKQDEVSMAFLEQAQNAVPMPNIPEMQAVWGPMETAYTAIWNDGMDPKKALDAAYEQIEDAISTQKK